One Flexistipes sp. DNA window includes the following coding sequences:
- the hpt gene encoding hypoxanthine phosphoribosyltransferase, which translates to MKAEGLDIFLGEKEIREKVKELGQKITEDFKGEDVLLVGVLKGSWIFLADLAREIDTNVEISFISVSSYAGKKTVSSGVVRLLCDIDRPLDSRNVILVEDIVDTGLTLSYLKKLLYVRNPSTIKICTLLDKPSRRLADINPDYAGFEIPDEFVVGYGLDYDGKYRNLKNVCKLKVK; encoded by the coding sequence ATGAAGGCAGAAGGTCTTGATATTTTTCTTGGAGAAAAAGAGATAAGAGAAAAAGTGAAAGAACTCGGGCAGAAGATAACAGAAGATTTTAAGGGTGAAGACGTACTTCTCGTTGGGGTTTTAAAAGGCTCGTGGATTTTTTTAGCCGACCTTGCAAGAGAAATTGATACAAATGTTGAAATCAGTTTTATTTCGGTATCCAGTTATGCCGGAAAAAAGACTGTCAGCAGCGGCGTTGTAAGGCTTTTATGCGATATAGACAGGCCGCTGGATAGCCGCAATGTTATTTTGGTGGAGGATATTGTTGATACCGGTCTTACTCTGAGCTATCTGAAAAAGCTTTTATATGTTCGTAATCCCAGCACCATAAAAATCTGTACGCTTCTTGATAAACCGTCCAGAAGGCTTGCTGATATTAATCCTGATTATGCAGGGTTTGAAATACCGGACGAATTTGTTGTGGGGTACGGTCTGGATTATGACGGAAAATATCGGAATTTAAAAAATGTATGCAAATTAAAGGTTAAATAA
- a CDS encoding ATP-dependent DNA helicase, giving the protein MDIRKYFLESEYLQRFIPNFSFRDYQADLAEYIMNALADYNTTVIEAPTGSGKTLAYLLPVFELGRKTIVSTKTKQLMSQILNKDIPTVSALFPEKDTEVVSLKGRKNYFCYYRYFKFISPDADMYPDVIRWYESNTPEISEVPQHLFGFSTTEKMTADSMQCIGGKCPYFEVCPFYLKKAEAADADIVVTNHFMLLSDMGMRYKNDMMYNFEFADNIIFDEAHSLPDIFPQFIGDDVNFGSLMTFLKENRVLMSESTYSFFQNKFAGIKGELESKKVINDRIQDELEIFFSELKSLAESDFDDENYELYKKYRDKFKNIFNTEGLRLIEPHKNSFSLKNLPLSVSDSFGESLGKICVSSIFISATLSVNGSFDYFCNELGLSDVATKKVEGGGDFLKNGVCCIPEKEFYGEKKLEAYFSIIKKLEGGCLIIFNSLEMMNKVYNYLRMKKTGRQLILQTEVDLSQIDITAETVVLGCSIVREGIDFSGNNLKYVILDKLPFENISDVYLNARKEAFEKEYGNAFMNFYLPRAVIYFKQAVGRLIRHEDDNGAWIILDNRVLTKAYGKYFMDVLKDVQVCHRLSDLPSFAGGNNELH; this is encoded by the coding sequence ATGGATATAAGAAAATATTTCCTGGAAAGTGAATATTTGCAGCGGTTTATTCCGAACTTTTCATTCAGAGATTACCAGGCTGATTTGGCTGAATATATTATGAATGCACTGGCTGACTATAATACGACTGTCATTGAGGCTCCCACCGGCTCCGGAAAAACACTGGCGTACCTGCTGCCGGTTTTTGAGCTTGGTCGTAAAACGATTGTGTCCACTAAAACCAAGCAGCTGATGAGTCAGATATTGAATAAAGATATTCCGACAGTATCCGCTCTTTTCCCTGAGAAAGATACCGAGGTTGTGTCACTGAAGGGAAGGAAAAATTATTTTTGTTATTACAGGTATTTTAAGTTTATATCCCCTGATGCCGATATGTATCCGGATGTAATACGCTGGTATGAAAGCAATACCCCGGAAATCAGCGAGGTTCCGCAGCATCTTTTTGGTTTCAGCACTACTGAAAAGATGACAGCTGACAGTATGCAGTGTATAGGTGGCAAATGTCCGTATTTTGAAGTCTGTCCTTTTTATCTGAAAAAAGCTGAAGCAGCTGATGCGGATATTGTTGTTACAAATCATTTCATGCTGCTCAGTGATATGGGGATGCGGTATAAAAATGATATGATGTATAATTTTGAGTTTGCTGATAATATTATTTTTGATGAGGCACATTCCTTGCCGGATATTTTTCCTCAGTTTATCGGAGATGATGTTAATTTCGGCTCATTGATGACTTTTCTGAAAGAAAACCGGGTTTTGATGAGTGAATCGACATACTCATTTTTTCAGAATAAGTTTGCAGGGATAAAAGGGGAGCTGGAATCGAAAAAGGTTATCAATGATAGAATACAGGATGAACTTGAAATATTTTTCAGTGAATTGAAAAGTCTTGCGGAATCAGATTTTGATGATGAAAATTATGAGTTGTACAAAAAATACAGGGATAAGTTTAAAAATATTTTCAATACCGAAGGGTTAAGGTTAATTGAGCCTCACAAAAACAGCTTCAGCTTGAAGAACCTCCCCTTAAGTGTTTCTGATTCATTTGGTGAGTCATTGGGAAAGATTTGTGTCAGTTCAATCTTTATAAGTGCAACGTTGTCGGTGAACGGCTCTTTTGATTATTTTTGCAACGAACTGGGTCTGTCTGATGTTGCCACCAAAAAGGTTGAGGGCGGGGGCGATTTTTTGAAAAACGGTGTATGCTGTATCCCCGAAAAAGAGTTTTACGGAGAAAAGAAACTTGAGGCTTATTTTTCCATTATTAAAAAGTTAGAGGGCGGATGCCTGATTATTTTTAACAGCCTGGAGATGATGAATAAGGTGTATAATTATCTGCGCATGAAAAAAACAGGAAGGCAGCTGATACTGCAGACCGAAGTTGATTTGTCACAAATTGACATAACAGCTGAAACTGTTGTTTTGGGGTGTTCGATTGTGCGTGAAGGTATTGATTTTTCGGGAAATAACCTTAAATATGTTATCCTTGATAAGCTCCCATTTGAAAATATTTCTGATGTTTATCTTAATGCACGTAAAGAAGCCTTTGAAAAAGAATATGGGAACGCATTTATGAATTTCTATTTGCCACGTGCAGTAATTTACTTTAAACAGGCTGTGGGAAGATTAATAAGGCATGAAGATGATAACGGTGCCTGGATAATCCTCGATAACAGGGTATTGACAAAAGCCTACGGTAAATATTTTATGGACGTACTAAAAGATGTGCAGGTATGTCACAGATTAAGCGATTTGCCGTCTTTTGCAGGAGGTAACAATGAGTTACATTAA
- the hybA gene encoding hydrogenase 2 operon protein HybA: MKKSRRDFLKICGAAALGTAVPAAADASSAKVFTDNKDFSMLYDSTICVGCKACVTTCKQVNDLATEQGKFDKNNLWDSPEKLDSNTRTIIKLYKESPEKYAFVKKQCMHCAKPSCVSACPVSAMQKSDNGIVFYDKDICIGCRYCLIACPYNIPKFEWEKPIPKIVKCDMCKFTNFKQKGITACAEVCPTDAILFGKRGDLIKIAKKRIKDHPDIYIHHIYGEHEVGGANCIYLAGVDFNKLSFPNLPNPSAAALSENIQHTIYKGFIAPVALYGTLCFVAFRNRKSKKDGDNEQS, encoded by the coding sequence ATGAAGAAAAGTAGAAGGGATTTTCTTAAAATTTGCGGCGCTGCTGCTTTGGGCACAGCTGTTCCTGCAGCCGCAGACGCTTCAAGCGCGAAGGTTTTCACAGATAACAAAGATTTCTCCATGCTTTATGATTCCACAATATGTGTGGGCTGCAAAGCCTGTGTTACGACTTGCAAGCAGGTTAACGATCTTGCCACAGAACAGGGAAAATTTGATAAGAACAATTTATGGGATTCCCCTGAGAAACTGGACAGTAACACACGGACAATAATCAAACTCTATAAGGAATCACCGGAAAAATATGCTTTTGTTAAAAAGCAGTGCATGCATTGTGCAAAGCCATCCTGCGTTTCCGCTTGTCCGGTATCCGCAATGCAAAAATCAGACAACGGTATAGTGTTTTACGACAAAGACATTTGTATAGGCTGCCGTTACTGTCTTATAGCATGCCCTTACAATATTCCAAAATTTGAATGGGAAAAACCTATACCAAAAATTGTTAAATGCGATATGTGCAAATTCACGAACTTTAAACAGAAAGGAATCACGGCATGTGCGGAAGTCTGCCCAACAGATGCAATTCTTTTCGGTAAACGCGGTGATCTGATTAAAATTGCAAAAAAGCGTATTAAAGATCATCCGGATATTTACATACATCATATTTACGGTGAGCACGAAGTAGGAGGAGCAAACTGCATTTACCTGGCCGGTGTGGATTTCAATAAACTTTCCTTTCCAAACCTGCCTAATCCTTCTGCAGCTGCACTTTCGGAAAATATTCAGCACACCATTTACAAAGGGTTTATAGCACCTGTTGCCTTGTACGGAACACTCTGCTTTGTAGCTTTCCGCAACAGAAAGTCAAAAAAGGATGGTGATAATGAGCAGTCATAA
- the tilS gene encoding tRNA lysidine(34) synthetase TilS yields the protein MNTSFERKLYERLSEFRNKKFVVGFSGGRDSSALLHFLNRFRDEFSFELYPCHVNHRLRKNAGEDEGFALKVCREHSLKLEVISGDVKNIAETQGISAEQAARKFRIESFTKLKEKYNADYIITAHHMDDLIETFFLKIFQGTTVYNLKGFNLESGTFLRPMLEISGDEIDEYIDKYRIMYVNDPTNKDINIPRNWIRHKIIPEIKEYNPGYLKNILKLQNESSVLDGYLSSKVEKVQVRKNGAVYTINLNDFNTLSEYEKRYLVSAVIADFCRPGKQIIENILGISNKRESRRINLPNDFIFEKSYSYIYFFPSSAVESYEYLKKPSEKVVILSKIGKIITFGNDLKNKSLRVRNRRKGDRFGRKKLKDLFIDAGKDLFVRDTSVIVEKEGEIIFVEGLSDSKNIRIDKISQG from the coding sequence ATGAATACATCCTTTGAAAGAAAACTGTATGAAAGGCTGAGTGAGTTCAGGAACAAAAAATTTGTTGTTGGTTTTTCCGGCGGCAGAGATTCATCTGCTTTGCTTCATTTTCTGAACCGCTTCAGGGATGAATTTTCTTTTGAACTGTATCCTTGTCATGTAAACCACCGACTCAGAAAGAATGCCGGTGAGGATGAAGGATTTGCGTTAAAAGTGTGCAGAGAGCATTCTCTGAAGCTTGAAGTTATAAGCGGGGACGTGAAGAATATTGCAGAAACACAGGGCATAAGTGCAGAGCAGGCTGCCAGGAAGTTCAGAATCGAAAGTTTTACAAAGCTAAAGGAAAAGTATAATGCCGATTATATAATTACAGCTCACCACATGGATGATTTGATTGAAACGTTCTTTCTGAAAATTTTTCAGGGTACGACTGTGTATAATCTTAAAGGTTTTAACCTTGAAAGCGGAACTTTTCTCAGGCCAATGCTGGAAATCAGCGGAGATGAGATAGATGAATATATTGATAAATACAGGATAATGTATGTTAATGATCCTACAAACAAAGATATAAATATACCAAGGAACTGGATCAGACATAAAATTATTCCGGAAATTAAAGAATATAACCCCGGGTACCTTAAAAATATTCTGAAACTGCAGAATGAGTCGAGTGTACTGGACGGATATCTGAGCTCGAAAGTTGAAAAGGTTCAGGTGAGGAAAAACGGAGCGGTATACACAATCAATCTGAATGATTTTAATACGCTCAGTGAATATGAAAAACGATATCTTGTCAGTGCTGTTATCGCTGATTTTTGCAGACCGGGAAAGCAGATTATAGAGAATATTCTGGGCATTAGTAACAAAAGAGAGTCGAGAAGGATAAATCTTCCGAACGATTTTATATTTGAAAAATCGTATAGTTATATTTACTTTTTTCCTTCATCCGCTGTGGAAAGTTATGAATATTTAAAAAAACCTTCCGAAAAGGTTGTAATTTTGTCAAAAATAGGTAAAATCATAACTTTTGGTAATGATTTAAAAAATAAAAGTCTGAGAGTGCGTAACAGAAGAAAAGGAGACCGTTTCGGAAGAAAAAAATTAAAAGATCTTTTCATAGATGCAGGCAAAGATCTTTTTGTAAGAGACACTTCTGTTATTGTTGAGAAAGAAGGGGAAATTATTTTTGTGGAAGGCTTATCAGACAGTAAAAATATACGAATTGATAAAATCAGTCAGGGGTAA
- a CDS encoding glucose-6-phosphate isomerase — translation MSYIKLDYNYTMSEFLENGLTDEELEESKDAAKKGLSDFITLSEESEVGFSHLPEFDLSQIKETVKASKGQYNDLIIVGIGGSSLGVEAVTNALLPHGYNALSFGERGCLPRVWFADNVDPHKLYWILKKCEAEDTLVCVITKSGSTVETISNFSIIYKWLNENLKDPFSHIYVITDPEKGPLREFAEMHNIKTFSIPSNVGGRFSVLSPVGIVPAALLGLDIDRMMEGAEEIVKSEKEKILHLSAIYLSFIKRGLNINVMMPYTSRLKSFCEWFSQLWSESLGKRYTKDGSEINAGTTPVGAVGANDQHSQLQLYKEGPSDKLITFVELGSHDFDAEIQAGFHPEFSYLTGHSLGQLMNYELHATELSLRKAGKPSLKLVMDGVDECSVGKLFMLMQYVVAVTGLSMDINPFDQPGVEEGKHFAYGMLGREGFEEKKKEFDDQYIKSDEYIL, via the coding sequence ATGAGTTACATTAAACTGGACTATAATTACACTATGTCTGAGTTTCTGGAAAACGGACTCACGGATGAGGAGCTGGAAGAATCCAAAGATGCTGCTAAAAAAGGGCTGTCGGATTTTATTACCCTTAGTGAAGAAAGCGAAGTGGGGTTTTCTCACCTGCCAGAGTTTGATCTGTCTCAGATAAAGGAGACGGTTAAAGCTTCCAAAGGACAATATAACGATCTGATAATAGTGGGTATAGGCGGTTCATCCCTTGGAGTGGAAGCTGTGACCAATGCACTTCTGCCGCATGGATACAACGCTCTTTCTTTCGGAGAGAGGGGGTGTCTGCCCAGGGTATGGTTTGCCGATAATGTTGATCCTCATAAACTTTACTGGATATTAAAAAAGTGTGAGGCTGAAGATACACTTGTGTGTGTTATTACCAAATCGGGCAGTACAGTTGAGACAATTTCCAATTTTTCAATAATTTACAAGTGGCTTAATGAAAATCTAAAAGACCCTTTTTCCCATATTTATGTTATTACCGACCCTGAAAAAGGCCCTCTGAGAGAATTTGCTGAAATGCATAATATAAAAACATTTTCCATCCCGTCCAATGTTGGGGGGAGATTTTCAGTACTAAGTCCGGTGGGAATTGTGCCGGCGGCGTTGCTCGGTCTTGATATTGACCGTATGATGGAAGGGGCTGAGGAAATTGTTAAGTCGGAAAAGGAAAAAATACTCCATTTATCTGCAATTTATCTCAGTTTTATCAAAAGAGGGTTAAACATAAACGTTATGATGCCTTATACTTCGAGACTGAAATCTTTCTGTGAATGGTTTTCCCAGCTGTGGTCTGAAAGTCTGGGGAAACGATACACTAAAGACGGCTCAGAAATTAATGCAGGTACAACGCCGGTGGGGGCAGTTGGAGCAAATGACCAGCATTCCCAGCTTCAGCTGTATAAAGAAGGACCTTCGGACAAACTGATTACATTTGTGGAGTTGGGCAGTCATGATTTTGATGCAGAAATTCAGGCTGGATTTCATCCTGAATTTTCCTATCTTACGGGTCACTCACTGGGGCAGCTGATGAATTATGAACTTCATGCTACTGAACTGTCTTTACGTAAAGCCGGTAAACCTTCACTAAAACTTGTGATGGACGGTGTCGATGAATGTTCTGTGGGTAAGCTTTTTATGCTTATGCAGTATGTAGTGGCTGTGACCGGGCTTTCTATGGATATAAATCCGTTTGACCAGCCGGGAGTGGAGGAAGGAAAACACTTTGCCTATGGTATGCTTGGCAGAGAAGGTTTTGAAGAAAAGAAAAAAGAGTTTGATGATCAGTATATAAAATCAGATGAATACATCCTTTGA
- the ftsH gene encoding ATP-dependent zinc metalloprotease FtsH, which translates to MKNNFFKNITLWFVIALLMVMMFNFFNTGQGVREKISYTAFLEKVQKGNIKTVVIKEQHVTGEFADGTQFETYTPKDSGMVSILRENNVQIFAKPPEQNPWYVQVLISWLPFILLIGIWIFFMRQMQGGSGKAFNFGKSKAKLLTKDQQKVTFKDVAGADEAKEELEEIIEFLKEPQKFQKLGGRIPKGVLLVGPPGTGKTLLAKAVAGEAGVPYFSISGSDFVEMFVGVGASRVRDLFEQGKKNAPCIIFMDELDAVGRHRGAGLGGGHDEREQTLNQLLVEMDGFESTEGVILIAATNRPDVLDPALLRPGRFDRQVVVPPPDRKGRLEILQVHAKKIPLSDDVDLDIVAKGTPGFAGAELANLVNEASLLAARQNRDKVTMDDFEEAKDKVMMGKERRSIVISDEEKKNTAYHEAGHAIVAILTPGADPLHKVSIIPRGMALGVTQQLPEDDRYMHTKEYLLGRLAVLMGGRAAEELVFDRLTTGAGNDISRATDIARKMVCSWGMSSKIGPLFFGKKDDAVFLGKEISSSKDYSEKTAVMIDEEIKTIVSNSYKRATNILKENFNLLEQTAQLLLEKETIENKDIQDLIKKLNEDEEENKEAEDENEEKKEDSQKGGNVEDEPVPPTDQQ; encoded by the coding sequence ATGAAAAATAACTTTTTCAAAAATATTACACTGTGGTTCGTCATCGCCCTTTTAATGGTGATGATGTTCAACTTTTTTAATACAGGACAGGGGGTCAGGGAAAAGATATCCTATACGGCTTTCCTTGAAAAGGTTCAGAAGGGGAATATAAAAACCGTTGTTATAAAGGAACAACATGTAACAGGTGAATTTGCAGATGGAACTCAGTTTGAGACCTATACTCCCAAAGATTCCGGAATGGTTAGTATTCTCAGGGAAAACAATGTCCAGATTTTTGCCAAACCGCCGGAGCAAAACCCGTGGTATGTTCAGGTTCTTATATCCTGGCTTCCTTTTATACTGCTGATCGGCATATGGATATTTTTTATGCGGCAGATGCAGGGTGGAAGTGGAAAGGCTTTTAATTTCGGCAAAAGCAAAGCAAAGCTTCTGACCAAAGATCAGCAGAAAGTTACTTTTAAAGATGTAGCCGGCGCTGATGAGGCTAAGGAGGAGCTTGAAGAGATAATAGAATTTCTCAAAGAGCCTCAGAAATTTCAGAAACTCGGAGGCAGGATTCCCAAGGGTGTTTTATTGGTGGGGCCTCCCGGAACCGGGAAAACACTGCTTGCAAAAGCTGTGGCCGGTGAGGCGGGTGTTCCTTATTTCAGTATAAGTGGTTCTGATTTTGTGGAAATGTTTGTCGGTGTGGGAGCATCGAGAGTAAGGGATTTGTTCGAGCAGGGAAAGAAAAATGCTCCCTGCATTATTTTCATGGATGAGCTGGATGCCGTTGGCAGGCACAGAGGTGCCGGTCTTGGAGGCGGGCATGATGAAAGGGAACAGACCCTTAATCAGCTTCTTGTTGAAATGGACGGATTTGAGTCCACCGAAGGTGTGATTTTGATAGCGGCAACAAACAGACCGGATGTTCTCGACCCGGCTTTACTGCGTCCGGGACGATTTGACAGACAGGTTGTTGTTCCGCCGCCGGACAGAAAAGGTAGACTGGAAATTCTTCAGGTTCATGCTAAAAAAATACCTTTGTCCGATGATGTTGATCTTGATATTGTGGCAAAAGGTACACCGGGATTTGCAGGTGCGGAACTGGCTAATCTTGTTAACGAAGCTTCCCTGCTTGCTGCACGACAAAACAGAGATAAAGTCACGATGGATGATTTCGAAGAAGCTAAAGACAAGGTAATGATGGGTAAGGAGCGCAGAAGTATTGTGATCTCAGATGAGGAGAAGAAAAATACGGCATATCATGAGGCCGGTCATGCTATTGTGGCAATACTGACCCCGGGAGCGGATCCTTTGCATAAAGTCAGTATTATTCCCAGAGGAATGGCACTTGGTGTTACCCAGCAGCTGCCAGAGGACGACAGATATATGCACACCAAAGAGTATCTTCTCGGAAGGCTGGCTGTTCTTATGGGCGGAAGAGCTGCGGAAGAGCTTGTTTTCGACAGACTTACCACCGGGGCAGGCAATGATATAAGCAGAGCAACGGATATTGCCAGAAAGATGGTTTGTTCCTGGGGGATGAGCAGTAAAATCGGGCCACTGTTTTTCGGCAAAAAAGATGACGCTGTGTTTCTCGGTAAAGAGATTTCATCTTCAAAGGATTACAGTGAAAAAACAGCTGTAATGATAGACGAAGAGATAAAAACTATAGTATCCAACAGTTACAAGAGAGCCACAAATATATTGAAAGAAAATTTTAATCTGCTTGAACAAACTGCTCAGCTTCTTTTGGAAAAAGAAACCATTGAAAATAAAGATATTCAGGATTTAATCAAAAAACTGAATGAAGATGAAGAGGAAAATAAGGAAGCTGAAGACGAGAATGAAGAGAAAAAAGAAGATAGTCAGAAAGGTGGAAATGTAGAAGATGAGCCGGTTCCTCCAACTGATCAGCAATGA
- a CDS encoding DUF2325 domain-containing protein: protein MNVYILGGLKRLEKEYKKVGRKHGCKTRVLNTHCTNCNKCLKDSDAVIFMVDNASHKMVQSAKQTCKKNNIPMIFTDKASVNSLDNVISCMASRKNNPAACSI, encoded by the coding sequence ATGAATGTATACATATTGGGCGGTTTAAAAAGACTTGAAAAGGAATACAAAAAAGTAGGCAGAAAACACGGATGCAAGACCCGTGTGCTGAACACCCACTGCACAAACTGCAATAAATGCCTGAAAGACAGCGACGCAGTAATTTTTATGGTGGATAACGCCAGCCATAAGATGGTACAGAGTGCCAAACAAACATGCAAAAAAAACAATATTCCGATGATATTTACGGACAAAGCCAGCGTGAATTCTCTTGATAATGTAATATCATGCATGGCAAGCAGGAAAAACAATCCCGCAGCATGCAGTATATAA
- a CDS encoding hydrogenase small subunit, with protein MFSLQLGGLSRRSFLKFSVSAASLMGLPYASGVKMAEAAEHKKRPPVIWLHFQECTGCSESILRSTHPDVVSLLFEMISLEYHETLMPASGIQAEETLHHAFEKYKGEYLLVIEGSIPSDNEGFCKIGGKEAYKLLKEASKYASAVIAIGSCSSFGGIPAVMPELTNAKSVEDIIKDKPIVNIPGCPPNPYNFLSTILYLLSFEKLPKLDDKKRPLFAYGRVIHEHCERRPHFDSGRFAEEYGDKGHRLGYCLYKLGCKGPATFANCSVQRFNDVGVWPVSIGHPCIGCTEKDILFKRDIADHIRIHNQTPPNFYPSVAPKKKDKPVDLRAVAAVSGLAGVALGAGAVMIKKLPDEGDDNEEK; from the coding sequence ATGTTTTCATTACAACTCGGAGGGTTATCCAGAAGAAGTTTCCTCAAATTTTCTGTTTCAGCAGCATCATTAATGGGGCTTCCCTACGCCAGCGGTGTTAAAATGGCTGAAGCCGCCGAGCATAAAAAAAGACCACCTGTGATATGGCTGCACTTTCAGGAATGCACAGGATGCTCGGAAAGTATTTTAAGATCCACCCATCCTGATGTTGTCTCACTCCTTTTTGAAATGATTTCACTTGAATATCACGAAACTCTTATGCCCGCCTCAGGAATCCAGGCTGAAGAAACTTTGCATCACGCATTTGAGAAATATAAAGGAGAGTATCTGCTGGTTATCGAAGGCTCAATACCTTCTGATAATGAAGGATTCTGCAAAATCGGGGGCAAAGAAGCTTATAAATTACTTAAAGAGGCTTCCAAATATGCATCAGCTGTTATTGCCATAGGCTCCTGTTCCTCTTTCGGCGGAATACCGGCTGTTATGCCGGAACTGACAAATGCCAAAAGTGTGGAAGATATTATAAAAGACAAACCTATCGTAAATATACCCGGCTGTCCCCCCAATCCTTATAACTTTTTGTCCACAATACTGTATCTGCTCTCGTTTGAAAAACTTCCAAAGCTGGATGATAAAAAGCGCCCTCTTTTCGCATACGGAAGGGTTATACATGAGCATTGCGAAAGAAGGCCTCACTTTGACTCCGGAAGATTTGCAGAAGAATATGGAGACAAAGGTCACAGACTGGGATACTGTCTGTATAAACTCGGCTGTAAAGGTCCTGCAACATTTGCAAACTGTTCTGTCCAGCGGTTTAACGATGTTGGAGTTTGGCCGGTTTCCATAGGTCATCCATGTATCGGGTGCACTGAAAAAGACATCCTGTTCAAAAGGGACATTGCTGATCATATCAGAATCCATAATCAAACACCTCCCAACTTTTACCCATCCGTTGCGCCCAAGAAAAAAGATAAACCGGTGGATTTAAGAGCGGTTGCAGCTGTAAGTGGACTTGCCGGGGTCGCTCTCGGAGCAGGAGCAGTCATGATAAAAAAGCTTCCCGACGAGGGAGATGACAATGAAGAAAAGTAG
- a CDS encoding ATPase, T2SS/T4P/T4SS family: MKKLGEILVEKGLISHEQLNKALKRQSETGDRLGKLLIKMDIVSEEQLFTFLSKQYGVVMFNEQELTIPADVQKLVKYDLVYNYGIIPFKVTDKGVHIGFSDFRVLNDIDEISFKTGKNVIPVLFPDSMYEKILSDIKEIDYGEEDYYFQSFKKKIETEFNKSAGVEALLSAIVSFEPNLTKVFFAEGSAPAIRKIGRFYKLNTDPMKKEDILNYIKSLTDEATRKTLLHKKTVRFYKTIAGKNFFINIVRQKSSYLIVLTITSSEIPKFNNLGFKDDVSKYILEPTKGFYFFIAPLGHGKATTMASIVNHFNKSKTRNILYLEKKGMYEIASDKSVVTQLDLGMRTYNKENFFKIIYDIDPEIIFLMDIDSLEILDMALKFVESGRTVYACYEAGSISGALEKLFLLDNSENKYYVNKFASLLRLVVNFRLVPVETIERKAMIYEYMYNSFKLRKALMESNFMYIDTQLRGTADYMPFEKILAEFYVKKLIDLDTAENYSLNFELFKNYAGIKES; this comes from the coding sequence ATGAAGAAACTTGGTGAAATCCTGGTGGAAAAGGGACTCATTAGCCATGAGCAGCTTAATAAAGCGCTGAAAAGACAGTCTGAAACCGGTGACAGACTGGGGAAACTTCTCATTAAGATGGATATTGTATCCGAAGAACAGCTTTTCACGTTTTTGTCAAAACAGTATGGTGTTGTAATGTTTAACGAGCAGGAGCTGACAATACCCGCCGATGTGCAAAAGCTGGTTAAATATGATCTGGTGTATAATTACGGAATCATACCCTTCAAAGTGACCGACAAAGGTGTCCATATTGGATTTTCTGATTTCAGGGTTTTGAACGATATAGATGAGATTTCTTTTAAAACCGGAAAAAATGTTATTCCGGTACTATTTCCCGACTCTATGTATGAAAAGATTCTGAGCGATATAAAAGAAATAGATTACGGCGAAGAAGACTATTATTTTCAGTCGTTTAAAAAGAAGATTGAAACAGAGTTCAATAAAAGTGCAGGTGTTGAGGCTCTTTTATCTGCTATAGTATCTTTTGAGCCGAACCTTACAAAGGTTTTCTTTGCGGAAGGCTCTGCCCCGGCAATCAGAAAAATCGGAAGATTTTATAAACTGAACACCGATCCGATGAAGAAAGAGGATATTCTCAATTATATTAAATCGTTAACGGATGAGGCAACGAGAAAGACTTTACTTCACAAGAAAACGGTACGTTTTTATAAAACAATTGCCGGTAAAAACTTTTTCATAAATATAGTGAGACAGAAGAGCAGCTATCTGATCGTTTTAACGATTACATCCAGTGAAATTCCTAAATTTAATAATCTCGGTTTCAAAGATGATGTTTCCAAGTATATACTGGAGCCTACGAAAGGCTTTTATTTTTTCATTGCACCTTTAGGGCATGGCAAAGCCACAACAATGGCTTCTATAGTAAACCATTTTAACAAGTCCAAAACACGGAATATACTTTACCTGGAAAAGAAAGGCATGTACGAGATTGCCTCTGACAAAAGCGTTGTTACTCAGCTTGATTTGGGTATGCGTACTTATAATAAAGAAAACTTTTTCAAAATAATATATGATATCGATCCGGAAATTATATTTCTTATGGATATTGACAGTCTGGAAATACTGGACATGGCTCTGAAATTTGTGGAGTCGGGGAGAACCGTTTATGCATGTTATGAAGCGGGAAGCATCTCCGGAGCTCTGGAAAAACTTTTCCTGCTGGACAACAGTGAGAATAAATATTATGTGAATAAATTCGCAAGCCTCTTGCGGCTTGTTGTGAATTTCAGGCTGGTGCCGGTGGAAACAATAGAAAGGAAGGCTATGATTTATGAGTATATGTACAATTCATTTAAACTCAGAAAAGCCCTTATGGAATCAAATTTTATGTATATAGATACTCAGCTGAGAGGAACAGCGGATTATATGCCTTTTGAAAAAATACTGGCAGAGTTTTACGTAAAAAAACTGATTGATCTGGATACTGCTGAAAACTACTCGCTTAATTTTGAGCTTTTTAAGAACTATGCGGGTATTAAAGAGAGCTGA